Proteins from one uncultured Cohaesibacter sp. genomic window:
- a CDS encoding pirin family protein yields MSIRPILSTTQAQETMEGAGVRLHRAFGFHDPKQCDPFLLFDDFRGDDPEDFIRGFPWHPHRGIETITYVLNGTVEHGDSLGNHGSLGAGDIQWMTAGSGIMHQEMPKGNEKGQMHGFQLWANLPASLKMTAPRYQDVEAKEIPQIIDDDGTSVKVVVGEFWGKRGPVDGIAADPLYLDIFVPAGVRKRFKIDTYRNAFAYVFEGAGKFDNSSKPRGILLEKEVMGEEVNIRDMSGNRTLINFGTGDEVEVLAGPQGVRFLLVSGAPLQEPVAWHGPIVMNTKQEIHQAIHELRNGTFIKPAH; encoded by the coding sequence TCCACCACCCAAGCTCAGGAAACCATGGAAGGGGCTGGCGTGCGCCTGCACCGTGCCTTCGGCTTTCATGATCCCAAGCAGTGCGACCCGTTCCTGCTGTTTGATGATTTCCGCGGCGACGACCCGGAAGATTTCATTCGTGGCTTCCCCTGGCATCCGCATCGCGGCATCGAAACCATCACCTATGTGCTCAATGGCACAGTGGAGCATGGCGATAGCCTTGGTAACCATGGCAGCCTAGGCGCTGGCGACATCCAGTGGATGACGGCCGGCTCTGGTATCATGCATCAGGAAATGCCCAAGGGAAATGAGAAGGGCCAGATGCATGGCTTCCAGCTCTGGGCCAACCTGCCAGCAAGCCTAAAAATGACAGCGCCGCGCTATCAGGATGTTGAAGCCAAGGAAATTCCGCAGATCATTGATGACGACGGCACCAGCGTCAAGGTTGTTGTAGGTGAGTTCTGGGGCAAACGTGGCCCTGTCGACGGCATTGCTGCCGATCCGCTTTATCTGGACATTTTCGTTCCGGCTGGCGTGCGCAAGCGCTTCAAGATCGACACCTATCGCAACGCCTTTGCCTATGTCTTCGAAGGCGCGGGCAAATTTGACAATTCCTCAAAGCCACGCGGCATCCTGCTCGAAAAGGAAGTCATGGGCGAGGAAGTGAATATTCGTGACATGTCCGGCAACCGCACGCTGATCAATTTCGGCACCGGGGACGAAGTGGAAGTTCTGGCCGGTCCGCAAGGGGTCCGCTTCCTGCTGGTCTCGGGCGCTCCTCTTCAGGAGCCCGTCGCCTGGCATGGTCCGATCGTGATGAACACCAAGCAGGAAATCCATCAGGCCATTCACGAATTGCGCAATGGAACCTTTATCAAGCCGGCTCATTAA
- a CDS encoding LacI family DNA-binding transcriptional regulator, with protein MATLADIAREVGVSNKTVSLTLRGKRCSSEETAKRIYEVAERTGYLEKYTTRTNNLEQFSFIGFIADNVATSPYSVELLRGAQAEALSHGRILLVGSLESEMQNLAGICRMFRTYKAAGFIYASQHRQYVNHADCFGDESVVYMNCTPVNSNGKIILPDDEKGGYLQASHLLELGHRNIAIISLPHEDPATSLRLKGISKAMAKQGLSLNADMCHLGVSGYFDVGETYIAYEKAREVLTAANRPSAIICGNDRIALMVMNAAGDLGIKVPSELSVIGFDDFKTISEHVRPQLTTVSLPHFEMGQRAVSEIIKGSAQSNFVNLISCELIKRQSCAPL; from the coding sequence ATGGCAACTTTAGCAGATATTGCTAGAGAAGTTGGCGTCTCTAATAAGACTGTTTCTCTTACGTTGCGCGGTAAGAGATGCTCAAGTGAAGAGACAGCCAAGCGCATTTACGAGGTAGCGGAACGAACCGGCTACCTTGAAAAATACACAACAAGAACCAACAATCTGGAGCAGTTCTCCTTTATTGGTTTTATAGCAGACAATGTTGCCACTTCGCCTTATTCGGTCGAGTTGTTGCGTGGGGCGCAAGCCGAAGCGCTCTCTCATGGCCGGATTTTGCTTGTGGGTTCGCTTGAAAGCGAAATGCAGAATCTCGCAGGAATATGCCGTATGTTTCGCACATACAAGGCGGCCGGCTTTATTTATGCGTCCCAGCATCGGCAATATGTCAATCACGCCGACTGCTTTGGTGACGAGAGTGTGGTTTATATGAACTGCACGCCCGTCAATAGCAACGGCAAGATCATATTGCCAGATGACGAAAAGGGCGGATATCTGCAGGCATCGCATCTATTGGAATTGGGGCATAGAAATATCGCGATCATTTCGCTGCCCCATGAAGATCCGGCCACCTCGTTGCGCCTGAAAGGGATCTCCAAGGCGATGGCAAAGCAGGGGCTCTCGCTCAATGCGGACATGTGTCATCTGGGCGTTTCGGGCTATTTCGATGTTGGTGAAACTTACATCGCCTATGAGAAGGCTCGGGAAGTGCTGACTGCAGCCAATCGTCCTTCAGCTATCATCTGCGGCAATGATCGCATTGCGCTCATGGTGATGAATGCTGCCGGAGATCTGGGGATCAAAGTGCCCTCTGAGCTGTCTGTTATTGGCTTTGATGATTTCAAAACCATATCGGAACATGTGCGACCTCAACTGACGACAGTGAGCTTGCCTCATTTTGAAATGGGGCAACGCGCAGTATCTGAAATAATAAAGGGCAGCGCGCAGTCGAACTTTGTCAATCTGATCTCTTGTGAGCTCATTAAAAGACAATCCTGCGCACCGCTCTGA
- a CDS encoding glutathione S-transferase family protein, which produces MGLLVDGKWHDQWYDTKSTGGRFVRKDSAFRNWVTADGSAGPTGEAGFKAEAGRYHLYVSYACPWAHRTLIFRALKGLEDMISVSVVNSFMGENGWTFEDADGVIPDPLFGARYLHEIYTKADATYSGRVTVPVLWDKKTGTIVSNESSEIIRMLNSAFDGIGAKVGDYWPEAHRAEIEELNERIYNTVNNGVYKAGFATTQAAYEEALVPLFETLDWLEERLSKSRFLLNYGQTEADWRLFTTLIRFDSVYYGHFKCNLRSIESYPNLSNYVRDLYQQSGVAKTVRMDHIKNHYYASHDMINPTRIVPMGPEIDYNRPHDRVQLKAA; this is translated from the coding sequence ATGGGACTGCTCGTTGATGGCAAATGGCATGATCAGTGGTATGACACCAAATCCACCGGCGGGCGCTTCGTGCGCAAGGATTCCGCTTTTCGCAACTGGGTGACGGCCGATGGCTCCGCAGGCCCCACAGGTGAAGCCGGATTCAAGGCAGAAGCCGGGCGCTATCATCTCTATGTTTCCTACGCATGCCCCTGGGCACACCGCACCCTGATTTTCCGCGCCCTCAAAGGGCTTGAAGACATGATCTCGGTTTCCGTGGTCAACAGCTTCATGGGCGAAAATGGCTGGACTTTCGAGGACGCCGATGGCGTTATTCCCGATCCTCTCTTCGGCGCCCGCTATTTGCATGAAATCTACACCAAGGCCGATGCGACCTATAGTGGTCGCGTGACGGTGCCTGTGTTGTGGGACAAGAAAACCGGCACAATTGTTTCCAACGAGTCGTCCGAAATCATCCGCATGCTGAATTCCGCTTTTGACGGCATCGGCGCAAAAGTGGGGGACTACTGGCCGGAAGCTCATCGCGCAGAAATCGAAGAGCTGAATGAACGGATTTACAACACCGTCAACAATGGCGTCTACAAGGCTGGCTTTGCAACAACCCAAGCGGCCTATGAGGAAGCGCTTGTTCCGCTGTTCGAGACGCTGGATTGGCTGGAAGAGCGGCTTTCGAAATCACGCTTTCTGCTGAACTATGGCCAGACGGAAGCTGATTGGCGCCTATTCACGACCCTTATTCGCTTTGACTCGGTCTATTACGGCCATTTCAAATGCAATCTACGCTCGATTGAATCCTATCCGAACCTGTCCAACTATGTTCGCGACCTTTATCAGCAGTCAGGCGTGGCCAAGACGGTGCGGATGGATCACATCAAGAATCATTATTACGCCAGCCATGACATGATCAACCCGACACGGATCGTGCCCATGGGTCCTGAAATCGACTATAATCGACCACATGACAGGGTACAGCTAAAGGCCGCCTGA
- the pflB gene encoding formate C-acetyltransferase has product MNYMSDKPVVADPWQGFSDGEWRNKIDTRGFIQENYTPYDGDDSFLADATDRTKQLWEELGVLLKKEREAGVLDVSTIPTSIAAHDAGYINKDLEVIVGLQTDAPLKRAIMPNGGLRMVEGGMEAFGFKPDETVHEIWTKYRKDHNQGVFDVYSPDILACRKSGVITGLPDAYGRGRIIGDYRRIALYGIDFLKTQKKAEFDELNDAVFDMDTIRLREELSEQFRALEELREMGLKYGVDMSKPATNAREAIQFTYMGYLAAVKEQNGAAMSFGRTSTFLDIYIKRDMEAGLLTEEQAQEMIDDMVIKLRIVRFLRTPEYDELFSGDPTWVTESIGGVGLDGRSLVTKNSFRVLNTLFNLGPAPEPNLTVLWSSKLPRGFKDFCAKVSKETSAIQYENDDLMRPKWGDDYGIACCVSAMAIGKQMQFFGARANLAKCMLYAINGGVDEKSGKKVAEGLEPIKGDILDYDEVMAKYDIAMEWLAKTYVKALNAIHYMHDKYAYERIEMALHDRDILRTMACGIAGLSIAADSLSAMKYAKVHVIRNDDGLAVDYKIEGDYPAFGNNDDRVDEIACYLTETFMKKVAGQPYFYRDAMPTQSILTITSNVVYGKKTGNTPDGRRSGEPFAPGANPMNGRDKKGFVAAGASVAKLPYDFAQDGISWTASATPSSMGHNDNEQIRNLANCLDGFCDAGGFHVNVNMLRRETLEDAMEHPENYPQLTVRVSGYAVNFIKLTREQQLDVLSRTFHDHM; this is encoded by the coding sequence ATGAATTATATGAGTGATAAACCCGTTGTCGCCGATCCTTGGCAGGGTTTCTCGGATGGTGAATGGCGCAACAAGATTGATACGCGCGGCTTCATCCAGGAGAACTACACTCCATATGATGGTGACGACAGCTTCCTCGCAGACGCTACCGACCGCACGAAACAGCTCTGGGAAGAACTGGGCGTGCTGCTGAAGAAAGAACGCGAAGCTGGTGTCCTCGACGTTTCAACGATCCCGACATCCATCGCAGCTCATGATGCTGGTTACATCAACAAGGACCTGGAAGTCATTGTTGGTCTGCAGACCGATGCGCCTCTCAAACGCGCCATCATGCCAAACGGTGGCCTGCGTATGGTTGAAGGCGGCATGGAAGCATTCGGCTTCAAGCCTGACGAAACCGTTCATGAAATCTGGACCAAATACCGCAAAGACCACAACCAGGGCGTTTTCGACGTATACAGCCCTGACATTCTGGCTTGCCGTAAATCCGGCGTCATCACTGGTCTGCCTGATGCTTATGGCCGTGGCCGCATCATCGGCGACTATCGCCGTATTGCACTTTATGGCATCGACTTCCTGAAGACCCAGAAAAAAGCTGAATTCGACGAACTGAACGATGCTGTGTTCGACATGGACACCATCCGTCTTCGTGAAGAGCTTTCCGAACAGTTCCGTGCTCTTGAAGAACTGCGTGAAATGGGCCTGAAATACGGCGTGGACATGTCCAAGCCTGCGACCAACGCTCGCGAAGCCATCCAGTTCACCTATATGGGCTACCTCGCTGCTGTTAAAGAACAGAACGGCGCAGCAATGTCCTTCGGTCGTACCTCTACCTTCCTTGACATCTATATCAAACGCGATATGGAAGCTGGCCTGCTGACTGAAGAACAGGCACAGGAAATGATCGACGACATGGTCATCAAACTCCGCATCGTTCGCTTCCTGCGTACACCGGAATATGATGAACTGTTCTCTGGCGATCCGACCTGGGTTACCGAATCCATCGGCGGTGTTGGCCTTGACGGTCGTTCCCTGGTTACCAAGAACTCCTTCCGCGTTCTGAACACCCTGTTCAACCTGGGCCCTGCTCCAGAACCGAACCTTACTGTTCTGTGGTCTTCCAAACTGCCGCGCGGCTTCAAAGACTTCTGCGCAAAAGTTTCCAAGGAAACCTCTGCCATCCAGTATGAAAACGATGACCTGATGCGTCCGAAATGGGGCGACGACTATGGCATCGCATGCTGCGTGTCCGCTATGGCCATCGGCAAACAGATGCAGTTCTTCGGTGCTCGCGCCAACCTCGCAAAATGCATGCTCTATGCAATCAACGGCGGCGTTGACGAAAAATCCGGCAAGAAAGTTGCTGAAGGTCTGGAACCGATCAAGGGCGACATTCTTGACTATGATGAAGTCATGGCAAAATACGATATCGCCATGGAATGGCTGGCCAAGACCTACGTCAAGGCTCTGAACGCTATCCATTATATGCACGATAAATATGCTTACGAACGCATCGAAATGGCTCTGCATGACCGTGACATCCTGCGCACCATGGCTTGCGGCATCGCTGGCCTGTCCATCGCAGCTGACTCCCTGTCTGCAATGAAATATGCCAAAGTTCATGTGATCCGTAACGACGATGGCCTGGCTGTCGACTACAAGATCGAAGGCGACTATCCTGCATTCGGTAACAACGACGACCGTGTTGACGAAATCGCATGCTACCTGACCGAAACCTTCATGAAGAAAGTCGCTGGTCAGCCTTACTTCTACCGCGATGCAATGCCAACCCAGTCCATTCTGACCATCACCTCCAACGTGGTCTATGGTAAGAAGACCGGCAATACCCCTGATGGACGTCGCTCTGGCGAACCATTCGCTCCGGGTGCCAACCCAATGAACGGCCGCGACAAAAAAGGCTTTGTTGCTGCTGGCGCATCGGTTGCCAAACTGCCATATGACTTCGCACAGGACGGCATCAGCTGGACCGCTTCGGCAACCCCAAGCTCCATGGGCCACAACGACAACGAACAGATCCGCAACTTGGCAAACTGCCTTGACGGCTTCTGCGATGCAGGTGGCTTCCATGTGAACGTCAACATGCTTCGCCGTGAAACTCTGGAAGACGCAATGGAACATCCTGAGAATTATCCTCAGCTGACCGTCCGTGTTTCCGGTTACGCTGTGAACTTCATCAAGCTGACCCGCGAACAGCAGCTTGACGTTCTGAGCCGCACCTTCCATGACCACATGTAA
- a CDS encoding iron-containing alcohol dehydrogenase yields the protein MPLSSSSFQFMTASAIHFGRGKAEQAIPEIGKLGSPLLLIHGRDGRRVQWLSDALVEQGVEVIGFSVPKEPDITLIEEGIAHARATRVRAVVAIGGGAVIDAGKALAALVPALRPVMDHLEVVGKGLPLEKEPLPFAALPTTAGTGAEVTKNAVLTVPEAARKVSLRDPRMLPNMAIVDPALTDNLPRAITLASGLDAVTQVIEPYLSCKANMLTDLISRDAIPKGVKALARLMEAEDKAARDALAWTSLCGGLALANAGLGAVHGLAGVLGGVTGGAHGALCGALLPYVLSANEEAVQTSEDLSETVRSDLNERFAFVKNCIGGALGCSADQAFDQLASWSRANALPGLGDLGLEAAQTPSVAEASAVSSSMKGNPLPLPRETLETILQAAS from the coding sequence ATGCCACTCTCTTCTTCCTCCTTTCAGTTTATGACGGCCTCGGCCATTCACTTCGGGCGTGGCAAAGCTGAACAGGCCATACCAGAGATCGGAAAGTTGGGGTCGCCCTTGCTTCTGATACATGGGCGCGACGGCAGGCGCGTACAATGGCTATCCGATGCTCTGGTAGAGCAGGGAGTGGAGGTGATTGGTTTCTCCGTTCCAAAAGAGCCAGACATTACTCTTATAGAAGAAGGCATCGCCCATGCGCGCGCAACGCGGGTGCGTGCTGTCGTTGCGATCGGAGGGGGCGCGGTGATCGATGCGGGCAAGGCGCTGGCTGCATTGGTACCTGCATTGCGGCCGGTGATGGATCATCTCGAAGTGGTTGGCAAGGGATTGCCTCTGGAAAAAGAGCCTCTGCCGTTTGCAGCTCTGCCAACGACGGCAGGCACCGGCGCCGAGGTGACGAAGAATGCCGTACTCACAGTGCCAGAGGCTGCGCGCAAGGTTTCCCTTAGAGATCCGCGCATGCTGCCGAACATGGCCATTGTTGATCCGGCGCTGACGGACAATCTACCGCGCGCCATAACGCTGGCCAGCGGGCTGGATGCTGTGACTCAGGTCATCGAGCCCTATCTTTCCTGTAAAGCCAATATGCTGACGGACCTTATCTCTCGCGACGCTATCCCCAAGGGGGTGAAAGCGCTGGCCAGGCTGATGGAAGCGGAAGACAAAGCAGCCAGGGATGCCCTGGCTTGGACCAGCCTGTGTGGCGGCCTTGCGTTGGCCAATGCCGGGCTCGGAGCCGTGCATGGTCTGGCTGGTGTGCTGGGAGGCGTTACAGGCGGGGCACATGGCGCACTGTGCGGTGCTCTGTTGCCATATGTATTAAGTGCGAATGAAGAAGCTGTGCAGACAAGCGAAGATCTGAGCGAGACAGTGCGTTCCGATTTGAACGAGCGTTTTGCCTTTGTCAAAAACTGTATCGGCGGAGCCTTGGGATGCTCCGCCGATCAGGCGTTTGATCAATTGGCAAGCTGGTCTCGCGCCAACGCTTTGCCCGGTCTGGGAGATCTGGGGCTGGAGGCGGCCCAGACCCCTTCTGTCGCCGAAGCGTCCGCTGTGTCTTCATCCATGAAGGGCAATCCGCTTCCCCTGCCCAGGGAAACGTTGGAAACCATCCTTCAGGCCGCCAGCTGA
- the pflA gene encoding pyruvate formate-lyase-activating protein, producing the protein MSTAENQSHAHERKDPSEYGFLHSMESGAAVDGPGMRFVFFMSGCQFKCLYCHNPDTWKLHNGTYLDIDSVLKEIKGYARFLKFAGGVTFSGGEPMMQAPFVGAAARAIKEKYDLHIALDTQGFLHGNVEDDWFDAFDLIMLDIKHINPDTYLELTSQPLQPTLDFAQRMVRLKKEMRIRYVLVPDWTDAKEDVEKMADYVASLGDLVELVEVLPFHQLGTSKWEKLGLEYKLKDLRTPTPEEAEAARDIFRARGLTAT; encoded by the coding sequence TTGAGCACAGCCGAAAACCAATCCCACGCACATGAACGCAAAGACCCGTCCGAATATGGCTTCCTGCATTCCATGGAATCCGGCGCAGCTGTTGATGGCCCGGGCATGCGCTTTGTCTTCTTCATGTCCGGGTGTCAGTTTAAATGCCTTTATTGCCATAATCCGGATACCTGGAAGCTTCACAATGGCACCTATCTCGACATTGACAGCGTGCTCAAGGAAATCAAGGGCTATGCCCGCTTTCTCAAATTTGCCGGTGGGGTAACCTTCTCAGGTGGCGAACCGATGATGCAAGCACCTTTCGTGGGCGCTGCGGCACGCGCCATCAAGGAGAAATATGATCTTCATATTGCGCTCGATACGCAGGGCTTTCTGCATGGCAATGTGGAAGACGACTGGTTTGATGCCTTCGATCTGATCATGCTCGACATCAAGCATATCAATCCAGACACCTATCTGGAGCTGACGTCTCAGCCGCTGCAGCCAACACTTGATTTTGCCCAGCGCATGGTGCGCCTGAAGAAGGAAATGCGCATTCGCTATGTTCTGGTTCCCGATTGGACGGACGCCAAGGAAGACGTTGAAAAGATGGCCGACTATGTCGCCAGCCTTGGTGATCTGGTTGAGCTGGTCGAGGTTCTGCCCTTCCACCAGTTGGGGACATCCAAATGGGAAAAACTGGGGCTGGAATATAAGCTCAAGGATCTTCGGACCCCGACACCGGAAGAAGCAGAAGCGGCTCGCGATATCTTCCGTGCACGCGGGTTGACCGCGACCTGA
- a CDS encoding DMT family transporter: MSAISSPRNLGIFFAILATIIFSMHDAISKLLVMDHSVWFIMMVRYWFHLIVAIIWALMSKEGLAGAVRTPRPFLQILRGVLLVTEIALIIYSYSMLGLAEVTTIIMVHPLIVTGLAAVFLGEVVGWHRIGALVVGLLGLAIAMQPSGNIWGYGGFVALAATSSFALYQLFTRLASRRDTTLTSFFYAGLIGVIATTWPGLQMAPALSEMNFPLLAGACIFSTAAHFSVMKALSLTEASAIQPFTYMQIVWSIPIGFLVFGDLPIWSTILGAIMIVGAGLYAIHRSNR; the protein is encoded by the coding sequence ATGTCGGCGATCAGTTCTCCAAGAAATCTGGGCATTTTCTTTGCCATTCTAGCCACGATCATTTTCTCGATGCATGATGCAATTTCCAAATTGCTCGTGATGGATCATTCCGTCTGGTTCATCATGATGGTGCGCTACTGGTTTCATCTGATTGTCGCCATCATCTGGGCATTGATGAGCAAAGAGGGCCTCGCGGGAGCAGTGAGAACTCCGCGCCCGTTTTTGCAGATCTTGCGCGGTGTTTTGCTGGTCACAGAGATTGCTCTCATTATCTATTCCTACAGCATGCTCGGCCTTGCGGAGGTAACCACCATCATCATGGTGCATCCGCTTATCGTAACCGGTCTTGCCGCGGTCTTTCTGGGGGAAGTGGTTGGATGGCATCGCATCGGGGCTTTGGTCGTGGGACTGCTGGGTCTGGCGATCGCCATGCAGCCAAGCGGCAATATCTGGGGCTATGGCGGGTTCGTAGCTTTGGCGGCAACCTCTTCCTTTGCGCTTTACCAACTGTTCACGCGCCTGGCGAGCCGCCGAGACACCACTCTGACCTCTTTTTTCTATGCCGGTCTCATTGGTGTTATCGCAACCACATGGCCGGGTCTGCAAATGGCTCCAGCCCTGTCCGAGATGAACTTTCCCTTGCTGGCCGGGGCCTGCATCTTCAGCACGGCGGCCCATTTCAGCGTCATGAAAGCCCTTTCTCTCACAGAGGCGAGTGCCATTCAGCCCTTTACCTATATGCAGATTGTGTGGTCCATCCCCATTGGCTTTCTGGTGTTTGGCGATCTACCGATCTGGTCCACCATTCTGGGAGCCATCATGATTGTTGGTGCCGGGCTCTATGCCATTCACCGCAGCAATCGCTAA
- a CDS encoding universal stress protein — protein MTIKSILYAYSGEQDEGSGLDFAIKLAHHYDAWLTGVVRHGYSKMERRIATIVSDEVHLAVQNAEKKRISEITQRFQNTVKAASLEGRTSFIDVEPHMMTSISEIARCYDMVITGNHPEDEQYEFLAAYPDRIALQSGRPVVVVPDGFKAKGPARKVLIAWDGKRTIARAVGDAMPMLEQGTQVTLLTVGASHTVDQHPDHGIMGLLERHNVEASHIHDRGTGRSVAETIVQTADEMGSDLIIMGAYEHSKFSQDIFGGVTTEMLQSVKVPVFMAH, from the coding sequence ATGACCATCAAGAGCATTCTCTATGCCTATAGTGGAGAACAGGATGAAGGGAGCGGTCTCGACTTCGCGATCAAGCTCGCTCATCATTATGACGCATGGCTCACCGGCGTCGTGAGGCATGGCTATTCCAAGATGGAGCGGCGCATCGCCACGATTGTGTCTGACGAGGTACATCTGGCCGTGCAGAATGCCGAGAAAAAGCGGATTTCCGAGATCACGCAGAGGTTCCAGAACACGGTCAAGGCAGCCAGCCTTGAAGGCCGCACCAGCTTCATTGATGTCGAACCACATATGATGACATCCATCTCCGAGATCGCCCGTTGCTATGACATGGTGATCACTGGCAACCACCCTGAAGACGAGCAATATGAGTTTCTCGCCGCCTATCCCGACAGGATAGCCCTGCAAAGCGGTCGGCCGGTTGTCGTCGTTCCGGATGGTTTCAAAGCCAAAGGGCCAGCACGCAAGGTACTTATTGCCTGGGATGGCAAACGCACCATCGCCCGCGCGGTTGGCGACGCCATGCCCATGCTGGAACAGGGCACTCAGGTCACTTTGTTGACTGTGGGCGCATCCCACACGGTGGATCAACATCCTGACCATGGCATCATGGGCCTGTTGGAGCGCCATAATGTGGAAGCATCCCACATCCATGATCGCGGCACGGGGCGTTCGGTCGCCGAAACCATTGTTCAAACGGCAGACGAGATGGGCTCCGACCTTATTATCATGGGGGCCTATGAACACTCGAAATTCTCGCAGGACATTTTCGGCGGCGTGACCACCGAAATGCTGCAGAGTGTGAAAGTGCCGGTCTTTATGGCCCACTGA
- the wrbA gene encoding NAD(P)H:quinone oxidoreductase, which produces MAKVLVLYYSAYGHIETMANAVAEGAKAEGADVTIKRVPELVPEDVAKASYYKMDQEAPIADPSELDQYDAIIVGAGTRFGTVASQMRNFWDQTGGLWAAGKLTGKVGSVFTSSATQHGGQETTIMGFIPTLLHHGMVVAGLPYAFQGQMGIEEMKGGSPYGATTITDGDGSRQPSEIELEGARYQGSYVAKLASKLAD; this is translated from the coding sequence ATGGCAAAAGTACTCGTTCTTTATTATTCCGCATATGGCCACATCGAAACCATGGCCAACGCTGTTGCTGAAGGCGCAAAAGCCGAAGGCGCTGACGTCACCATCAAACGGGTTCCGGAACTTGTTCCCGAAGACGTGGCAAAAGCCTCTTACTACAAGATGGATCAGGAAGCCCCGATCGCAGATCCTAGCGAGCTTGACCAGTATGATGCCATCATCGTTGGCGCTGGCACCCGCTTTGGCACTGTCGCCTCCCAGATGCGCAATTTCTGGGATCAGACCGGTGGCCTCTGGGCTGCTGGCAAGCTGACCGGCAAGGTCGGCTCGGTCTTCACCTCCTCCGCGACCCAGCATGGTGGTCAGGAAACCACCATCATGGGCTTCATTCCGACCCTGCTGCATCATGGCATGGTGGTCGCAGGTCTGCCTTATGCATTCCAGGGCCAGATGGGTATCGAGGAAATGAAGGGTGGCTCCCCTTATGGTGCAACCACCATCACCGATGGTGACGGCTCCCGTCAGCCTTCCGAAATCGAACTGGAAGGCGCCCGTTACCAAGGCTCTTACGTCGCCAAGCTTGCTTCCAAGCTTGCTGACTAA